Proteins encoded by one window of Companilactobacillus ginsenosidimutans:
- a CDS encoding HK97 family phage prohead protease, whose translation MNQTRELRTIQSKVELRSDEETNSNVIEGYALKFDKRSNPLGFGNVFVETLDKRCLDNTDMSNVVATFNHDQSQVLGRSGVNLEMNVDDVGLRFKVTLPDTTLAHDVLENIRSGIINQCSFAFDMPDDDTADTWKRSDIEGVDYERRINNIAHLYDVSVVTTPAYSDTNVSVGARSLEKVKAIRELPLLKKRDELLRELKISEIKEAIQD comes from the coding sequence ATGAATCAAACACGGGAATTAAGAACGATACAATCTAAGGTTGAGTTACGAAGTGATGAAGAAACAAACAGCAATGTGATTGAAGGCTATGCGTTGAAATTCGATAAACGCTCCAATCCATTGGGATTTGGTAATGTTTTTGTGGAAACTCTAGATAAACGTTGTTTAGATAACACAGACATGTCTAACGTAGTTGCTACTTTTAACCACGATCAATCTCAAGTGTTAGGGCGGTCGGGCGTTAATCTTGAAATGAATGTTGATGACGTTGGATTAAGGTTTAAAGTCACACTCCCAGATACAACACTTGCTCATGATGTACTAGAAAACATTAGATCGGGTATTATCAATCAATGCTCATTTGCATTTGATATGCCAGATGACGACACAGCCGACACCTGGAAGCGTAGTGATATCGAAGGTGTGGATTATGAACGCCGTATCAATAACATTGCACACTTGTATGATGTGTCAGTAGTTACCACACCTGCATATTCAGATACGAATGTATCCGTTGGTGCAAGGTCACTTGAGAAAGTTAAGGCTATCAGAGAATTGCCACTACTCAAGAAACGTGATGAATTATTACGTGAGTTAAAAATTTCAGAAATTAAAGAAGCTATCCAAGATTAA
- a CDS encoding phage portal protein has protein sequence MAFFRSLNTNPDDWAGQYLSDGILPSISRGSTVGIGALKNSDVLTAVSIIAGDVARFPILEFEDKDDTFVEDDEVTYLLNKKSSEIISAYTWKFAMVANAILTGNAYSRIKRDPRKRGPQAHKPLEFEFFAPSQTNINQINTTSGAKYVYQFTPDDGRKMIECKPEDVIHMKFFSTDTILGRSPLLSLEDEMNLQSSGVNTLSKFFKSGLKSAVLEVPGSRLNKKARKKIREDFEYAQSTGGNAPVIIDSTMKYTPIEVDTNVLNLINSNNWTTNQLAKALRIPAFKLAINSPNQSVKQLQEGYVKYDLPFYLTPIKQELMLKLLSDEDRHNRYFDFDISKEIGMTVADIATLQQNGIYSNNEGRRELGKKPIDDPNMNRYQSSLNTVFLDKKEQYQDQKGGEGNESNTGIKNDTI, from the coding sequence ATGGCCTTTTTTAGAAGTTTAAACACCAACCCAGATGACTGGGCAGGTCAGTACTTAAGTGATGGGATATTACCAAGTATCTCACGTGGAAGCACTGTAGGTATTGGGGCTTTAAAGAATTCTGACGTTCTAACAGCTGTATCAATTATTGCTGGTGACGTTGCTCGCTTTCCAATACTGGAATTCGAAGACAAAGATGATACATTTGTGGAAGATGATGAAGTTACTTATTTATTGAATAAGAAGAGTAGTGAAATCATTTCTGCTTACACGTGGAAGTTTGCCATGGTCGCTAATGCAATTCTTACTGGTAATGCTTATTCACGTATCAAACGTGACCCACGCAAGCGAGGACCACAAGCACATAAGCCACTTGAGTTTGAATTCTTTGCTCCATCTCAAACAAACATCAATCAGATCAATACTACATCTGGTGCTAAATATGTTTATCAATTTACTCCAGATGATGGAAGGAAAATGATTGAGTGCAAGCCAGAAGACGTAATACATATGAAATTTTTCTCAACTGATACTATTTTAGGTCGCTCCCCACTCTTATCGTTGGAGGATGAGATGAATCTTCAAAGTTCTGGAGTTAATACGTTATCCAAGTTCTTTAAGAGTGGATTGAAGAGTGCCGTCCTTGAAGTACCTGGTTCGAGATTGAACAAGAAAGCTCGTAAGAAGATTCGTGAAGACTTTGAATATGCACAGTCTACTGGTGGCAATGCTCCAGTAATCATTGATTCCACAATGAAGTACACGCCTATTGAAGTTGATACCAACGTTTTGAATTTAATCAATTCAAATAACTGGACAACCAATCAGCTTGCTAAGGCGTTGCGTATTCCCGCATTCAAGCTTGCCATTAACTCGCCTAACCAATCAGTAAAGCAGTTGCAAGAAGGATATGTTAAGTACGATCTACCGTTTTATTTAACACCTATTAAGCAAGAATTAATGCTCAAGCTGCTGTCTGATGAGGATAGGCACAATAGATACTTTGATTTTGATATATCTAAGGAAATCGGCATGACTGTTGCGGATATTGCCACCCTTCAGCAAAATGGTATTTACTCAAACAACGAAGGTAGACGTGAGTTAGGCAAGAAACCTATTGATGACCCTAATATGAATCGTTATCAATCTTCATTGAATACCGTATTCCTTGATAAGAAAGAACAATATCAAGACCAGAAAGGGGGTGAGGGAAATGAATCAAACACGGGAATTAAGAACGATACAATCTAA